One segment of Belonocnema kinseyi isolate 2016_QV_RU_SX_M_011 chromosome 7, B_treatae_v1, whole genome shotgun sequence DNA contains the following:
- the LOC117177358 gene encoding protein abrupt isoform X1 → MEGQQFCLRWHNFQNTLLSSLPKLLDGGHLTDVTLSAGGRHIHAHRIILSACSYYFKELFKDLNNSQHPVIVLPGMEYSNLCALVTFMYNGEVNIYQEQLPALLAMADTLHIRGLADIAGKNSNYDNGMVVDPPISSQGKEVANMTVMTEAKDNNLSSDTLESVPGNYVNDNIEEESSNDLDSIPCSVKTKPYYSINAKLNQRERKSVIGNVPPIKQIETNYVGNVVEESPPIMEERNPMLENAKPPPILDANFKFLSGSLSNRTSQTCNKTSVTCLICGKQLSNQYNLRVHMETHSNSSYSCTACSHVSRSRDALRKHVSYRHPVTSPQKRPRYNSSKP, encoded by the exons ATGGAAGGTCAACAATTTTGCTTACGGTGgcacaattttcaaaacacattACTGAGTTCTTTACCAAAGTTACTGGATGGAGGTCACCTCACAGATGTTACGCTGAGTGCTGGTGGTAGACACATTCACGCCCACAGGATAATTCTTTCAGCTTGTAGTTACTActtcaaagaattatttaaa GACTTGAATAACTCCCAGCACCCTGTTATCGTCTTACCAGGAATGGAGTATTCAAATTTGTGTGCACTAGTCACATTTATGTACAATGGAGAAGTAAATATTTATCAGGAACAATTACCTGCATTATTAGCAATGGCAGACACTCTGCACATTCGAGGACTGGCAGATATTGCCGGG AAAAATTCAAACTACGATAATGGAATGGTTGTCGATCCACCGATTTCTTCTCAGGGGAAGGAAGTCGCCAACATGACGGTAATGACAGAGGCAAAAGACAATAATCTAAGCTCAGATACGTTGGAGTCAGTACCTGGAAATTACGTGAATGACAATATAGAAGAGGAATCATCGAACGACTTAGATAGTATTCCCTGTAGTGTGAAAACCAAACCCTACTATTCCATAAATGCTAAGCTAAACCAAAGAGAAAGAAAATCTGTGATAGGAAATGTCCCTCCTATAAAACAGATCGAGACGAATTATGTAGGAAACGTTGTTGAAGAATCGCCACCGATTATGGAAGAGAGAAATCCAATGTTAGAAAATGCAAAGCCTCCACCAATTTTAGacgcgaattttaaatttctctctGGATCACTTTCTAACAGGACCTCACAGACTTGCAATAAAACAAGCGTGACTTGTCTAATTTGCGGTAAACAATTGAGTAATCAGTATAATTTGAGAGTTCACATGGAAACTCACAGTAATAGTTCGTATAGTTGTACAGCCTGCTCACACGTGTCACGCTCTCGTGATGCACTCAGGAAGCACGTTTCGTATAGACATCCTGTGACGTCTCCGCAAAAACGTCCTAGATATAATTCGTCAAAACCATAG
- the LOC117177078 gene encoding actin-interacting protein 1: protein MSYETKYIFATLPRTQRGQPLVLGSDPKGKNFLYTNGNSVIIRNIDNPAISDIYTEHSCPVNVAKYSPSGFYIASGDQSGKIRIWDTVNKEHILKNEFQPISGPIKDIAWSPDSQRMVVVGEGRERFGHVFMAETGTSVGEISGQSKSINSCDFRPVRPFRLITGSEDNTVAVFEGPPFKFKMTKQDHTRFVQAVRYSPSGSLFASAGFDGKVFIYDGVSSEIVGEVGSPAHQGGVYGVAWKPDGTQLLTASGDKTCKLWDVETRSIISEFNMGSTVDDQQVSCLWQGNHLLSVSLSGFINYLNVDDPSKPLRIIKGHNKPITVLALSPDRSTIYTGSHDGYITNWNAKTGENDRVQGQGHGNQINGMKAAENSLYTAGIDDTFRVVDIATNSYSESASVKLDSQPHGLDIYGDIVVVASVRQLTVIQNGRKVSSSPVDYEPSCVSINQGNGEVAVGGACDNKVHIYTLEGNKLSPKTELEHLGPITDVSYSPDNNYVVACDANRKVILYSLPAYKFAHDREWGFHSARVNSVAWSPDSIMVASGSLDTTIIIWSLTHPAKHTIIKHAHPQSQITRLVWLDEETLISVGQDCNTKIWRVEKI, encoded by the exons aatacatatttgCTACTTTACCTCGCACACAAAGAGGACAACCCTTGGTGTTGGGTAGCGAtccaaaaggaaaaaattttttatacaccAATGGAAATAGCGTTATTATTCGCAATATTGAT aatcCAGCTATTTCTGATATTTATACCGAACACTCTTGCCCTGTAAATGTTGCTAAATACTCTCCAAGCGGTTTCTACATTGCTTCTGGAG aTCAGTCAGGAAAAATTCGCATTTGGGATACTGTCAATAAGGAAcacatattaaaaaatgaattccaacCTATTAGTGGACCAATTAAGGATATCGCCTGGTCACCCGATAGCCAACGTATGGTTGTTGTCGGTGAAGGCAGAGAAAG ATTCGGTCATGTCTTTATGGCAGAAACGGGAACATCTGTGGGTGAAATTTCCGGTCAGAGCAAATCGATCAATTCCTGTGACTTTAGACCTGTGAGGCCATTCAGACTGATTACTGGAAGTGAAGATAATACTGTTGCTGTCTTTGAAGGCCCaccatttaaatttaa gatGACGAAACAAGATCACACTCGTTTCGTTCAAGCCGTACGGTATTCACCATCCGGAAGCCTCTTCGCTTCCGCAGGATTTGATGGGAAAGTATTTATCTACGATGGAGTTTCGTCAGAAATTGTTGGGGAAGTGGGCTCTCCTGCCCACCAAGGCGGTGTTTACGGA GTGGCATGGAAGCCAGATGGGACACAATTGTTAACAGCATCCGGAGACAAAACTTGCAAACTCTGGGACGTTGAGACTCGATCGATTATTAGTGAGTTCAACATGGGTTCGACAGTTGATGATCAGCAA GTGAGTTGTTTGTGGCAAGGAAACCACTTGCTTTCAGTCTCACTCAGTGGATTTATAAACTATCTCAATGTTGACGATCCTAGCAAACCTCTCAGGATAATAAAGGGACATAACAAACCAATAACAGTATTAGCCTTAAGTCCTGACAGAAGTACAATTTACACCGGATCCCACGACGGATACATTACAAACTGGAACGCCAAAACTGGAGAAAATGATCGGGTTCAGGGTCAAGGTCATGGAAATCAAATTAACGGAATGAAGGCAGCCGAGAATTCTCTATATACGGCTGGAATTGATGACACCTTCCGAGTTGTTGATATTGCAACCAATTCTTATTCAGAATCTGCGTCTGTAAAGTTGGATTCTCAACCTCACGGTCTCGATATTTATGGCGATATTGTGGTCGTCGCTTCTGTCAGACAG TTGACGGTCATCCAAAACGGAAGAAAAGTATCGAGTTCGCCGGTCGATTACGAGCCCTCGTGTGTTTCGATCAATCAAGGAAATGGAGAAGTCGCAGTGGGTGGGGCTTGTGATAACAAGGTTCATATTTATACGTTAGAGGGAAACAAATTATCTCCGAAGACTGAATTAGAACATTTAGGTCCGATCACAGACGTTTCTTACAGTCCTGACAATAATTACGTGGTAGCATGCGATGCTAATCGAAAGGTTATTCTCTATTCTCTTCCGGCATATAAG TTTGCACATGATAGAGAATGGGGCTTCCATAGTGCGAGAGTAAATTCCGTCGCCTGGTCGCCTGATTCAATTATGGTTGCGAGCGGAAGTCTCGATACGACAATTATAATTTGGAGTCTAACACACCCGGCGAAGCACACTATTATTAAAC acgcACATCCACAAAGTCAAATTACTCGTCTCGTTTGGTTAGACGAGGAGACTCTGATTTCCGTGGGCCAGGATTGCAATACTAAAATATGGCGTGTCGAGAAGATTTAA
- the LOC117177358 gene encoding protein abrupt isoform X2 encodes MTFIFSMKIFEKDLNNSQHPVIVLPGMEYSNLCALVTFMYNGEVNIYQEQLPALLAMADTLHIRGLADIAGKNSNYDNGMVVDPPISSQGKEVANMTVMTEAKDNNLSSDTLESVPGNYVNDNIEEESSNDLDSIPCSVKTKPYYSINAKLNQRERKSVIGNVPPIKQIETNYVGNVVEESPPIMEERNPMLENAKPPPILDANFKFLSGSLSNRTSQTCNKTSVTCLICGKQLSNQYNLRVHMETHSNSSYSCTACSHVSRSRDALRKHVSYRHPVTSPQKRPRYNSSKP; translated from the exons ATGACattcatattttcaatgaaaatattcgaaaag GACTTGAATAACTCCCAGCACCCTGTTATCGTCTTACCAGGAATGGAGTATTCAAATTTGTGTGCACTAGTCACATTTATGTACAATGGAGAAGTAAATATTTATCAGGAACAATTACCTGCATTATTAGCAATGGCAGACACTCTGCACATTCGAGGACTGGCAGATATTGCCGGG AAAAATTCAAACTACGATAATGGAATGGTTGTCGATCCACCGATTTCTTCTCAGGGGAAGGAAGTCGCCAACATGACGGTAATGACAGAGGCAAAAGACAATAATCTAAGCTCAGATACGTTGGAGTCAGTACCTGGAAATTACGTGAATGACAATATAGAAGAGGAATCATCGAACGACTTAGATAGTATTCCCTGTAGTGTGAAAACCAAACCCTACTATTCCATAAATGCTAAGCTAAACCAAAGAGAAAGAAAATCTGTGATAGGAAATGTCCCTCCTATAAAACAGATCGAGACGAATTATGTAGGAAACGTTGTTGAAGAATCGCCACCGATTATGGAAGAGAGAAATCCAATGTTAGAAAATGCAAAGCCTCCACCAATTTTAGacgcgaattttaaatttctctctGGATCACTTTCTAACAGGACCTCACAGACTTGCAATAAAACAAGCGTGACTTGTCTAATTTGCGGTAAACAATTGAGTAATCAGTATAATTTGAGAGTTCACATGGAAACTCACAGTAATAGTTCGTATAGTTGTACAGCCTGCTCACACGTGTCACGCTCTCGTGATGCACTCAGGAAGCACGTTTCGTATAGACATCCTGTGACGTCTCCGCAAAAACGTCCTAGATATAATTCGTCAAAACCATAG